From Desulfuromonas sp.:
TTGATCCAGCCGGCTAGGGGGTTGCCACAGGGCCGACGTACCAGCCTTCGGAACCGTATTCAGCAAAAGCATGTCGATTTTGTTCTCTGTCATCCAGACTCCCTTGCTGTGGTCGGTGCGGTGGAGTTGGATGACTCTTCGCACGGGCGAAAAGATCGGGCAGACCGCGACGATTTCGTCGACCGTGCTCTCACATCGGCCGCTGTCCCTATTCTGCGCTTCCCTGCCCGCAAGGGGTATGCGGTTCCTGAAGTCCGGGCGAAGTTAACCGATAAATTTGAATTGAAGGGTGCAGAGGTTGACCCGCCGGAATCTGTTGTGGAGGAGAAGACGGAGCACGAGAATGTGACACCTCCACCTGAACAGTCGATGAAAGTAGAGACCCTGCCGGAAGAAGAGGTTGCCCCTGTAGTCGAAAAAACGGCGTTGGCTGAGGAACCCTCTGCGCCTAACTGCCCTGCCTGCAACGTCCCGATGGTCAAGCGGCAAGCCAAAAAAGGGCCGAAGGCCGGGCAGTGGTTTTGGGCGTGTCCTGGGTTCCCGAAGTGTCGGAAGGTGTTGGCGATAAGGGATTGAGTAGATTGTCATCGAAATTTCATAATACGGATTTTTTCTAAGCAACATGGAAATAGGTATTATGTCCCCGCAATCTTTATGTTTTATGTCCCCGCAATCTTACAAAGAGCACAATTTCCAGCATTAAAGGCCTGACCCTCGGGGCACTGGTAGCCGTTGAAAATAGTAGGCTGCCGTGTTGCGGTGAACCCCAACCAAGGCGGCTGCCGTACGGGCCGTAGAACCCGAAACAAAGTGCTCGATGAGCCGGTCTTGCTTGGCCTGACTCAGACGACTTTTTCGCATACCGCTATCCTAGACAATTTTCAGTTATCTAGGACAGCCCCTTATTTTTTTTCATCCATCAAGAGAAATAAGTCTCTAAGAGAGATTGGCTCTTCTCCTTCATAAATCTGTAACCCTTTACTTCTAAAACTTGCGCTGGCATAATTTATCCACCTGTCAAATAAAAACTCATCCTGCTCAACCTTCTCCCATGCTTCAAGAATTAACTTTGGATTGTTTTCAAAAAAATCTTTTATTTGGCCGAGACTGTCAATTGCCCTTCCCACGGCTGCTGGGCAATCAAAAAATCTACCTTGGTATTCTTTATTAACTCTCCCGCCCGATGAAAATAAATCCCTAAAGGATTTATTATAATAACCATATTTTGTACACAAATAAATAGCTGCCGCACCATAATTCCCCGATAATGTTTCTGGAAAACAACACATTATCTCAACCCTATAGTACTCTTTTTTACAAGGCGAAAGTGAGGCAAAATTTTTGATTTCAAAAGAGGTGCTTGTCACACCACTCTCTTCATCTATCCACCAAGGATAACTCCCCTTTTCTCCTTTTTCCAAAACATATTTCTTAAGTGTCTTAACTTTGTCTTTGCTTACCCTAAAATCTTCATAATCCTCTTCTATTTTATCAAAAACATTAGGCGAATCCCCCAATTCCATATTGATTTCATACCGTGGGGAATGGGTTACCTTAATATCTGACAAACAATCTTCATATTTTCCAACCTTAATTTCCAAAGCATCTTTGTTTAAAAAAACAACATAAATAGATTCAACGCCAACCCTTCTTGTCCCCTCCATTATGCTATTACCTAAGGAGGTCCATGACTTTTTAGATGTTTTGACTTCAATACCGTAAGTCTCATATTTAATATCAGGGAAACTTGTACTTCCTGGTTGATATTCAACCTTTTCTATGTCAATTTTCGCATTCTTTTTAAGTTCATCAACAACAACTTCCTCAAACTCTCTATCGCTTAAGTTTTCAAATCCAGGTCTCTCTGAAATTCTCTGCACCACATCATTGACTAAATCCAAAAACTTCATCCTGCCTCCATTGAAATCTGATGCTAAAAGAATGACTAATCAGTGACCATTAAAATAATGGTCTCATTAAGTCTCAGACATGTCAACACTTAAAACACTGACCAAGCTTGACTTCTTGGCCCGGAGAGTTGGAGAGTTGGAGAGTTGGAGAGTTGGAGAGTTGGAGAGTTGGAGAGTTGGAGAGTTGGAGAGTTGGAGAGTTGGAGAGTTGGAGAGTTGGAGAAAATTTTACTTCTAACGTTCAAACAGGATCATTCCAAGCTTGGCAACTTTAAACCTTTCCGAGAATCGCCAACCTATTTCCTTCGGTCTTTAAACGGATAGAATAATTATATGTAATTCCATAAATCTTTAAAATATCAACCAATCTAAATTCATTACCTTCTTTGTCGACCAAGTCTTGACATATTTTTATATCATCAGTCCAATCTTGATATCTTACCCCCGCAATAAATTTTCTATCTCCGACTATTATGTCAATGTTAACCCTCTCCTTATGTTTGTAAGGAATGATTTCGCTTTGACCTCTAATCAGAATAATAATCATAGGTTGGCAGTCTTTATAATATCCATTTTTGCGAACTTTTCCAATCATCGACTAATGCTCTTTCTTTTGTCATGCTCCTTTTTAACGAGCTTCGCACAACCTAATGGCGACTCCTTGATTTGACTTTCCCAGAGTCTTATTACTGTCCATCCATCCTCCTCTAAGCATGCAGTTACTTCGGTATCTCTCTGGATGTTTCTTCGTATTTTGTGTTGCCAATAGGAATCATAACCAAGCAACTCTTCATCAATACTGCTCAACCCTCTAAGTCGCCAGTTGTTGCCATGCCAAAAATCTCCGTCACAAAATACAGCAATTTTGGTCCTTATAAAAACAAAATCTGGTTTTCCTTTAACAGGATAGTGTTTTCTGTAACGCAAGCCAAGTCGCCACATTGCGGCACCTAGCTCTCTCTCTGGTTTGGTACATTTACTTTTGATAGCCCGCATTATTTTACTTGTTATAGCAGGATCTCTCTTGGGCATTAAAAGACCTTTTTAATAACTGAAACTAAAAATTACCTATTCGAATAAATCTTTCCATATACGCTTGAGCCTATATGCCAAGTGGTAAGCTAACAATGGGGGCACGGCATTGCCAATGACTTTGTAGCCATTTGTGGGATTGAGCTCATACCCTCTTCCCCCATCAGAATTTTGTATAACAAACTGAAAATCATCAGGAAATGTCTGTATCCTTGCGCATTCCCTTAAAGTTAATCGCCGTTCTCCAAACCCTTTCGTTAACTCGTCAGAATAGCGACCACCATGTTGAGCGGATAACCGACGGAACTCAATATTTCCATGATGTTCAGACCTGATGGTAGGGCCAGGACCATCTAAGTCAATTTCTTTTTGCCCCTGACAGTGATTGCCCATCCATTTAGCCTTCGAGTAATGGTACTGAGACAAATCATCGACAGAATCACCTGGCTCCTTAAGTCCAGCCAATGCTTGTCCGGTAGTAACTATTGGCTTCAAGTCCTTAGGAATTGCTTCTTTGTTGCAATGGGTCGGAATGGGAAAGGGGTCGAGATGAATTGGCAAACATCCGCTCTCAAGCAACGAATTAGCTTCTAACCTAAGGCTGTCTTTTCTGAGCCCTATAAATATTATTCTCTCTCTTGTTTGCGGCACCCCAAATTCCATTGCCTTTAATAGCTTAGCGAACACAAAATACCCACCACCAACTCCTTCGAAATCCCTTGCTATGACTTCTTTGACATTTTCTAAAGTAATTAAGCCTTTTACATTTTCAGCAATGAAAACTTTGGGTTTAACAAGGCGGACTACTTCTTTCATCCAAGTATAGAGCATGCCCCTGTTTTCTTGGGTAGCGACATTGTTAATGTCAATAAGGTTGCCCTTATGACACTTATGGGAGTCAAATCCTTTTCTCTTTCCGGCAATACTAAAGTCTTGACAAGGGAATCCCCCTGTAACAATATCTATATTTTCGGGAAAAACATTTTCAACCTTGGCCTTTTTCACAAGATCAACAATGCTCATACCTGAATATTCTGATACCCTATTCGACCTGTGACTAAAATGGTGCTGCCAAGCTACTTGTGCCGCTTCGAAAATATCATTTGCAAAAACGGTCTCAAACCCTGTCCCCTTGAGCCTGACCCACCCATCGCGTGTTCTCTCTTCGAAAAATTCAGGGTTGACTTCTTGGTTAACAGAAGCTTCCAAAACCTCAAATCCACCTTCCAGCCCTAGATCCATTCCCCCACATCCAGAAAAGAGTGAGAGAACTCTTTTAGAAACACCAAGCTTCACCCCTTTTTCATTCATTTGGGCAGCAAATCCAGAAACATCCATAAATAACCCTGATCCTTCCACTCTTCCCCCAAGGGGGCCCAAAAAACTTTATCTTCTTGACCGCTTAGCATGCCAGAATGTGGCAGTTTCTGCAACTTATTTGGCAGCCTTTTCCCAGACGAAATATCTTTTGGGGGTAGAGATCCATGAGGGCCGGGGGGGAAACCCTGGGTTGGAGGGTCAGGGAAGTTCCGGGGACAGTTTACTTATCTTTGACAATCTCCAACTTTTTGCCAAAGTAGTTCATAACCCGAACTGCTAGCGCCAAGGCTCATCACTTACCCCATCTCATCCCTCAACCAAACAATCAATCCGGTTGAAAGCCAAGAGGTGCCCACATGACCCCAGGCACGGAAGAACAGCCTAAGGACTTCTCTTCCACCATCCTCCCCACCATCGACAAACCCGTCTGCCGCATGGGCATCGCCGGCAACTACGGCCTTGATCCCACCGATATCGTCTGGGCGGCGGAGCAGGGGGCCAACTACTGGCTCTGGGGGGCGAGCTTCAAGAAAGTCACCGAGGGGATCAAAGAGGTCATCCGGCAAGACCGGGACAAACACGTGGTGGCCATGCTCGGCTGGGGGGCCTTCGGCTGGCAGGTGCGGCAGAGCGTCGAGGGCGCCCTGCGCAAATTGGAGACCGACTACCTCGACGTCTTCAAGCTGAGCTGGTTGGGCAAGATGTCCGGCTACCGCAAGGGGGTGGTCGACACCCTGCTGCGGCTGAAGGAGGAGGGCAAGATCCGGGCGATCGGCACCAGCATTCACGACCGCCGGCGCGCCGGCCGGCTGGCCCTCGACTCCGAGATCGACCTCTTTATGATCCGCTACAACGCCAAACACCCCGGCGCGGAAGAGGACATCTTCCCCCATCTCGCCAAGCGCAACCCGGCCGTCGTCAGCTATACAGCGCTGGCCTGGCAGCAGCTGACCCGGCCGCTGCAAGGGGTCGACATGCCGCCCTGGCCGGGAGCGGAACCGCTCGCCGTGCCGCCGTTGACGCCCCAGCTCTGCTATCGTTTCGTCCTCACCAATCCCCACGTCCACCTGGTGCTGACCGGCCCCGGCAACCGCGAGCAACTCAAGCAGAACTTCGCGACCCTGCAGCAGGGACCCTTGTCACCGGCAGAATCAGACTGGGTGCGGGACTACGGCCGCCTGGTCAAAGCCAGGAAAAAGCTCGATTATGTGAAATGAAGCGCTGGTGAGGAGGTGGAGCAGATGGCGACGACCGCTATCCTGAGATATCCCGCCCCGGCAGAGACGGGGCTGCCGGCGGAAGAGGAGGGGAAGTTCCTGCAGATCGTCTGGAGGGGGCGGGAACATCTCCTTTTCGCCCCCGCCGAAGTCCACCGCTATCACAACCAGATCCTCGCCCGCTTTCTGCAGGAGAACGCCATCGCACACCGGTGGGTGACCGAAGAGAAGCTCGAGGTCGATTCCCCCGATCTTGCCGTGACCGGCGGCGGAAGGTACCGGGCCGAAGTGGAGGGTAAGGTCCTGGAACTCTATGACGATTCCCAGGCCTACGGCCGCTTCGACGAGGGGGGGCTTGCCGAAAGGGTCGCCGCATCCGGTGGCCTCTGGAGCGGGTATGACATCAGGATTGGTTGAGCAGTGCGCGGAATATTCAAGGGAGCAGTTTTGAGGGTCATTAATCCTGCGGCTCTCCTTTGCCGTCCCTTCCCCGGCATGATCCCCATAATGACTTCCAGTCAATTTTTGATAAAATATCTATAGACTTAGGATGATTCCAGCGGACAATTCGACGAATGCTTTCAAGGAAGAGGGAGGGACCCCATGACCGAGAACAACGACAACAACAAAGAACAACAGGAAGTCGGCCTGTACGAAAAGCTCGCCGGCCGCACCGCGGAACTCCTGGAAGAGGGGAAGAAGACCCTCGACGAGGCGCTGAAAAAAGCCAAGGACGAGATGCAGAAAGCCGGTGAGTTTTCCGGCGAACAGCTCGACAAGATCGGCTCCTACGTCCAGCGGGACGTGATCGAGAACGCCGGCAAGGCCACCGAGGCCATCAAAAAGACGGTCAACCCCCAACGGGTGGCCGCCGGGGCCCAGAGCATCATTGCCCGGATTCTGACCAGCGCCGCCGACGCCCTGGGGGAGCTGGCCGAAAAGACGGAACAGGGCCTTCAGTTCCAGACCGGCGAGGTGACCAGCGCCGGCACCCTGACCTGCAAGGAGTGCGGCGCCGAAATGCACATGAAAAAAACCGGCCGCATTCCCCCCTGCCCGAAATGCCATAAGACCGGTTTCAGAAAATCTTATTGAGCAGAAGCCGGAAGTAAGAAGTTGGAAGTTGAAAGGGTGAGGGCAGAAGCTAACCACCAGGTTGCGCTCCTGGTTGCGCGCCCCGTATGCCTTGCCGGGCTCACATGGACCCTTCCGGTGGCCTGCATCAAATCTCTGCGGGGGGGATGGACAGTTCAACGACCTTCCTGATCCTCCCGACCCCGGTCCTCACCGCCCACTCGATGTGCCGCCGCTTATTCCCGACCCTCTCCACCCGTATTTTCTGACCGTTGCTTTCTCCCCATTGCCATCGCCGCAGATCGCATGTTCACGGGCTGCGCCCTTAGTTTCACCCGTTCTCGCAACCTTTGATCATCCCCCTCTGCACCGTCCCCCAATAAGTCAGGCGAGGGCGGTTGACAAACGCGAAAGGAACGATTGAATGGGACCAACGCAAACGATCTGGCGATTTTCTGTTCCACCGGTGGCGGTGGAAAGCACAGGTTGAAAGGAGAAGGTTCATTAATAGGATGCGCGCACGGAACACCGGAACGGCAACGGCTCTCCTTATCGCTCTCGGCTTGTTTGGCCTGACCCTTCTGTCGGGATGCGATCAGGAACAGGTGAAAACCGCCCAGGTAGAAGAAACCAGGACAGCGGCCAAGAAACTCCTCTCTTCTACCCCGGCAGAAGAGATGACGTCTTCTGGCATGGAGGATGTCGAAGCCCGCCTGGCCCAGGTCGAGGCCAGGGAAAGCGAGCTGAACAAGCTGCAGCAGAGCCTCTCGTCCCGCGAGAACGAGTTGAACCAGTTAAGGGCCCAGGTGGACGAAAAACTGAAGGAGTCGCAGTTGACGGGAGACGAGGCGCGGGAATACCAGAAGGGTCTCGCGGACCTGGGACGGCAGGCCGGTCAGAGCGGCGTTTCGAAAGTGGGTTCTGCGCTGCCGCCGGACGCCAGCACCGGCGAATGTTTCGCCAAGGTGGCCGTTCCTCCTCAGTACGAAACGGTTACCGAGAAGGTTTTGAAACGCCAGGCGTCCGAGAGGATCGAGGTGATCCCGGCGAAATACGAAAAAGTCCTGGAAAAAGTCCTGGTGGAGGCCGAAGTCCAGAAGCTCGAAGTCGTTCCCGCGACCTTCGGCTTCGAAGAAGAGACCGTGATGCTGAAACCGGCCGCGAAAAAAATCGTCGAGGTCCCGGCCGTCTATGAAAAGGTTTCAGAAAAGGTGCTCGTCAGGGAGGCCCATTCGGAGTGGAAAAAGGGGACCGGCCCCGTGCAGAGGATCGACCAGGCCACCGGGGATATCATGTGCCTTGTAGAGGTTCCCGCTCAATACAAGGTCGTGACCAAGCAGGTTCTGAAATCCCCCGCGACGACACAGGTGACGGAAGTGCCCGCCGTATTCAAAACCGTCAAAAAACGGGTCATGAAGACGCCCCCGACCACAAAGACGGTGACCATCCCCGCAAAATACAAAACCATCGAAGTCACCAAGATGGTCACTCCGCCGACCGAAAAACGGATCCCAGTTCCCGAGGAATGGCAGACCGTCAGCAAAAAACAGCTCGTATCGGAGGGACGCATGGAATGGCGCTCGATCCTCTGCGATACGAACATGACAAGGGATCGCATCGAGGACATCCAGAGAGCCCTGCTCAACGCGGGACACGACCCCGGCCCCATCGACGGCGTTATCGGGTCGGAAACGATGGCGGCGGTCCACGCCTTCCAGAAGGCGAAGAGCCTGCCCATGGATCAGTATCTCAACGTCGCGACCATCAAGGCCCTCGGGGTCAATCCCCGCTAGAGGACCAAAAGCCGGCACATCGAAGGGGGCGGATGCATTTCCGTCCCCTTTGCCTTGGCCGCCCCTCCGGTTCCGGGTGGGGCGGGAATCGACCAGGGTCCGGCTAAACCTTCAGGCAGTTTCGCTTGTCATCCCAGAAGGGCGAGAGGCGGCGCAGGCTGGCGACGATCGGGGGGAGGACCTCGATGATCCGCTCGACCTCGGCCTCCTCGGTGTAGCGGCTGAGGCTGATCCGCAGGGAGCCGTGGATGGCGGTGAAGGGGACCTCCATCGCCTGAAGGACGTGGGAGGGGTCGAGGGAGCCGGAGGTGCAGGCCGAGCCGCTGGAGGCGCAGATGCCCTGGCGGCTCAGCTCGTAGAGGATCGCCTCGCCCTCGACGCCGTGGAGCGCCAGGTTCAGGGTGTTGGGCAGGCGCTCCGCCTCCCTGCCGTTGATCTCGAGGGCCGGGATCTTCGCCACCAGGGTGCTCTGGAGGCGGNCTCCTCCTCCACGGTGGCGACGGCGAGTTCGCACGCCTTGGCCAGCCCGACGATGTAGGGGACGTTCTCGGTCCCCGCCCGCCGTCCCCGCTCCTGGTGCCCCCCGATCATGAAGGGACGCCAGCGGGTCCCCCGCCGGACGAAGACCGCCCCGACCCCCTTGGGGGCGTGGATCTTGTGCCCGGAGAAGGAGAGGAGATCGACGTGGCGCAGGTCGGTCTTCAGGTCGACGGGGATCTTGCCGATCGCCTGGGTAGCGTCGGTGTGAAAGACGATCTCGGCGCTCGTCTCCTTGGCGATGCGCGCGAGTTCGGCTACCGGGTAGATGACCCCCGTCTCGTTGTTGGCCATCATGATGCTCACGATGAGGGTCTCCTTGCGCAGGGCTCTGACGTACTCCTCCATCGGCAGCTCTCCCTGCCGGTTCACAGGCAGGAAGGTGACGTCCTGGCCGCGGCGCGCCAGCTCCTTGGCGACCTCGAGGACCGATGGGTGCTCGACGGCGGTGGTGACGATGTGTCGCTTCTCCGGGTTGGCCTGCACCGTTCCGAAGAGGGCGGTGTTGTTGCTCTCGGTGGCCGAGCCGGTAAAGAGGATCTGCTCGGGGTCGACGCCGCCGAGGCAACGGGCGACCGTTGCCCGGGCCCTGGCGATCGCCTCGGCCGGGGAGCGGGCCGCCTCGTACATGGAGCTGGGGTTGAAATACTCCGCCGTGAGGTAGGGCTGCATCACCTCCAGCACCTCGGGGGCGACGGCGGTCGTCGCGTTGTTGTCGACATAGATCGTCTTCATGGCCTAGACCTCGATGACCCGGAGCCGGTCGTCCACCCTGTCTTTCAGCCGGCTTTCGACCAGCAGCCGCAGGGTCTGCTGCGCCCCGTGGCACGCCTCGCAGGCGCCGGCCAGGCGGCAGTAGACCAGGTTCTCCTTGATGTCGATGAGCTCGATGTCCCCCCCCTCGGCTTTGAGGGAAGGGCGAATGTGCTCGTCGATCGCCGCCTCGACGG
This genomic window contains:
- a CDS encoding DUF2726 domain-containing protein, with amino-acid sequence MISGLFALVAVVLIVVFALAVITSQKGRQPTSKGEEFSFDARKELLSPAERSFFGVLEQAISGEFKVFSKVRLGDLIQPARGLPQGRRTSLRNRIQQKHVDFVLCHPDSLAVVGAVELDDSSHGRKDRADRDDFVDRALTSAAVPILRFPARKGYAVPEVRAKLTDKFELKGAEVDPPESVVEEKTEHENVTPPPEQSMKVETLPEEEVAPVVEKTALAEEPSAPNCPACNVPMVKRQAKKGPKAGQWFWACPGFPKCRKVLAIRD
- a CDS encoding very short patch repair endonuclease, which translates into the protein MPKRDPAITSKIMRAIKSKCTKPERELGAAMWRLGLRYRKHYPVKGKPDFVFIRTKIAVFCDGDFWHGNNWRLRGLSSIDEELLGYDSYWQHKIRRNIQRDTEVTACLEEDGWTVIRLWESQIKESPLGCAKLVKKEHDKRKSISR
- a CDS encoding aminotransferase class V-fold PLP-dependent enzyme; the encoded protein is RLQSTLVAKIPALEINGREAERLPNTLNLALHGVEGEAILYELSRQGICASSGSACTSGSLDPSHVLQAMEVPFTAIHGSLRISLSRYTEEAEVERIIEVLPPIVASLRRLSPFWDDKRNCLKV
- a CDS encoding peptidoglycan-binding protein; translation: MRARNTGTATALLIALGLFGLTLLSGCDQEQVKTAQVEETRTAAKKLLSSTPAEEMTSSGMEDVEARLAQVEARESELNKLQQSLSSRENELNQLRAQVDEKLKESQLTGDEAREYQKGLADLGRQAGQSGVSKVGSALPPDASTGECFAKVAVPPQYETVTEKVLKRQASERIEVIPAKYEKVLEKVLVEAEVQKLEVVPATFGFEEETVMLKPAAKKIVEVPAVYEKVSEKVLVREAHSEWKKGTGPVQRIDQATGDIMCLVEVPAQYKVVTKQVLKSPATTQVTEVPAVFKTVKKRVMKTPPTTKTVTIPAKYKTIEVTKMVTPPTEKRIPVPEEWQTVSKKQLVSEGRMEWRSILCDTNMTRDRIEDIQRALLNAGHDPGPIDGVIGSETMAAVHAFQKAKSLPMDQYLNVATIKALGVNPR
- the dcm gene encoding DNA (cytosine-5-)-methyltransferase; amino-acid sequence: MNEKGVKLGVSKRVLSLFSGCGGMDLGLEGGFEVLEASVNQEVNPEFFEERTRDGWVRLKGTGFETVFANDIFEAAQVAWQHHFSHRSNRVSEYSGMSIVDLVKKAKVENVFPENIDIVTGGFPCQDFSIAGKRKGFDSHKCHKGNLIDINNVATQENRGMLYTWMKEVVRLVKPKVFIAENVKGLITLENVKEVIARDFEGVGGGYFVFAKLLKAMEFGVPQTRERIIFIGLRKDSLRLEANSLLESGCLPIHLDPFPIPTHCNKEAIPKDLKPIVTTGQALAGLKEPGDSVDDLSQYHYSKAKWMGNHCQGQKEIDLDGPGPTIRSEHHGNIEFRRLSAQHGGRYSDELTKGFGERRLTLRECARIQTFPDDFQFVIQNSDGGRGYELNPTNGYKVIGNAVPPLLAYHLAYRLKRIWKDLFE
- a CDS encoding aldo/keto reductase yields the protein MTPGTEEQPKDFSSTILPTIDKPVCRMGIAGNYGLDPTDIVWAAEQGANYWLWGASFKKVTEGIKEVIRQDRDKHVVAMLGWGAFGWQVRQSVEGALRKLETDYLDVFKLSWLGKMSGYRKGVVDTLLRLKEEGKIRAIGTSIHDRRRAGRLALDSEIDLFMIRYNAKHPGAEEDIFPHLAKRNPAVVSYTALAWQQLTRPLQGVDMPPWPGAEPLAVPPLTPQLCYRFVLTNPHVHLVLTGPGNREQLKQNFATLQQGPLSPAESDWVRDYGRLVKARKKLDYVK